In Candidatus Mycalebacterium zealandia, one DNA window encodes the following:
- the hprK gene encoding HPr(Ser) kinase/phosphatase, protein MNTSTCSPELLPHSKAAKCVSGSSKLGQQKTSLKRLLRKTTGMAKDKKVKVEELKQKWFSHLKLSKVSGKAGFDAFITAAPVRKPGLRMTEKPMKLDSGHVYVLSETECAYIEKLSPKECKDLAEDFVRQGIPCFIVSDGIDINARFKSMMNKKSIAVLKSDIPLEALMSTLGELLEWRLAPFTTFHATLVVVHGTGTLITGKSGVGKSECALDLVGRGWKFVSDDIVEIKRVGAHLIGSPPEKVKHMMEIRGIGIVNIGDLFGRTSVMENHSIDIVINIELWNRKMEYDRLGLETKTIKILDVELPIANIPVRPGRSISTLVEVAVRNHILKTGESDTFDSPPEIIKGRKNSKRPKT, encoded by the coding sequence ATGAATACATCAACCTGCTCGCCAGAGTTACTTCCGCACTCAAAAGCGGCGAAATGCGTGAGCGGCTCATCAAAGCTGGGTCAACAAAAGACATCTTTGAAACGCTTGTTGAGGAAGACGACAGGAATGGCAAAAGATAAAAAGGTCAAAGTAGAAGAACTCAAGCAAAAATGGTTTTCACACCTCAAACTGAGCAAGGTTTCCGGCAAAGCGGGTTTTGACGCTTTTATAACAGCCGCGCCGGTTCGCAAGCCGGGCTTGAGGATGACGGAAAAGCCCATGAAGCTTGACTCCGGGCACGTCTATGTGCTTAGCGAAACCGAATGCGCTTACATAGAAAAACTGTCGCCCAAAGAGTGCAAAGACCTTGCCGAGGACTTTGTGCGACAAGGAATTCCGTGTTTTATCGTGTCGGACGGCATAGACATAAACGCACGCTTTAAATCCATGATGAATAAAAAATCAATCGCGGTTTTAAAAAGCGACATTCCGCTTGAAGCGTTGATGTCAACACTCGGAGAGTTGCTTGAGTGGCGGCTCGCCCCGTTCACCACATTTCACGCCACGCTTGTTGTAGTCCACGGAACCGGAACGCTCATAACGGGCAAAAGCGGCGTGGGAAAAAGTGAATGTGCGCTTGACCTTGTCGGGCGCGGATGGAAATTCGTTTCCGATGACATCGTTGAAATAAAACGGGTGGGCGCGCACCTTATCGGCTCGCCGCCGGAAAAGGTCAAGCACATGATGGAAATAAGAGGCATCGGCATCGTGAACATAGGAGACCTTTTCGGCAGAACCTCGGTTATGGAAAACCACTCCATTGACATAGTAATCAACATTGAACTGTGGAACAGGAAAATGGAATACGACCGGCTCGGACTTGAGACAAAAACCATCAAGATCCTTGACGTGGAACTGCCGATTGCGAACATTCCGGTGCGCCCGGGCAGAAGCATATCCACACTCGTTGAAGTAGCCGTGCGAAACCATATTCTGAAAACTGGCGAGTCAGACACATTTGATTCCCCGCCTGAAATAATTAAGGGAAGAAAAAACTCAAAACGGCCGAAAACATGA